One segment of Macadamia integrifolia cultivar HAES 741 unplaced genomic scaffold, SCU_Mint_v3 scaffold808, whole genome shotgun sequence DNA contains the following:
- the LOC122070018 gene encoding endonuclease 1 isoform X1 has translation MGMKVLRWLSPLFLVLSIGFVFVFISAPGAHAWSKEGHIMTCRIAQSLLDPAASEVVRHLLPENVDGDLSSLCTWPDQIRHWYKYRWSSPLHFIDTPDQACSFDYSRDCHDQHGLKDMCVAGAVQNFTSQLAHYKEGSSDRRRKGTGPYNMTEALIFLAHFMGDVHQPMHVGFTSDEGGNTIDLRWFRHKSNLHHVWDREIILTAEKELYNNDMDLFQEDIQNNFTHGVWSDDLSSWTNCDDLSACPTKWAAESIDLACKWGYKGITAGETLSDEYFNSRFPIVAKRIAQGGVRLSMILNRVFGHQPNHHHHRQEVLATT, from the exons ATGGGTATGAAGGTATTGAGATGGTTGTCTCCTCTGTTTCTTGTTTTGTCCATTgggtttgtttttgttttcatcTCAGCACCAGGAGCTCATGCCTGGAGCAAAGAGGGCCATATCATGACCTGCCGCATAGCACAG TCTCTTCTAGATCCAGCAGCATCAGAGGTTGTTCGTCATTTACTACCTGAAAATGTTGATGGAGACTTGTCATCCTTATGTACATGGCCGGATCAAATTCGTCACTGGTACAAATACCGGTGGTCTAGCCCCCTTCACTTCATTGACACTCCTGATCAAGCTTGCTCCTTTGATTATTCCA GGGATTGTCACGACCAACATGGATTGAAGGATATGTGTGTTGCTGGTGCTGTTCAGAATTTTACATCTCAGTTGGCTCATTACAAAGAAGGATCATCTGACCGTCGCCGTAAGGGAACCGGCCCTT ATAATATGACTGAGGCCTTAATATTCTTGGCACACTTCATGGGAGATGTCCATCAG CCGATGCATGTTGGATTCACAAGTGATGAAGGTGGGAACACCATTGACTTACGTTGGTTCAGGCACAAGTCTAACCTTCACCAT GTCTGGGACAGAGAGATCATACTTACTGCTGAAAAGGAATTATATAATAATGATATGGACCTGTTCCAAGAAGACATACAGAATAACTTCACCCAT GGAGTCTGGTCAGATGACCTTTCATCTTGGACAAATTGTGATGATCTGTCAGCTTGTCCAACCAA GTGGGCTGCAGAGAGCATAGACTTGGCATGCAAATGGGGTTACAAGGGTATTACGGCTGGTGAAACTTTATCTG ATGAGTATTTCAATTCTAGATTTCCAATTGTTGCCAAAAGGATAGCACAGGGTGGAGTGAGGTTATCCATGATTTTGAACCGGGTGTTTGGACACCAGccaaaccaccaccaccatcgtcAAGAAGTCCTGGCAACAACTTGA
- the LOC122070018 gene encoding endonuclease 1 isoform X2: MGMKVLRWLSPLFLVLSIGFVFVFISAPGAHAWSKEGHIMTCRIAQSLLDPAASEVVRHLLPENVDGDLSSLCTWPDQIRHWYKYRWSSPLHFIDTPDQACSFDYSRDCHDQHGLKDMCVAGAVQNFTSQLAHYKEGSSDRRHNMTEALIFLAHFMGDVHQPMHVGFTSDEGGNTIDLRWFRHKSNLHHVWDREIILTAEKELYNNDMDLFQEDIQNNFTHGVWSDDLSSWTNCDDLSACPTKWAAESIDLACKWGYKGITAGETLSDEYFNSRFPIVAKRIAQGGVRLSMILNRVFGHQPNHHHHRQEVLATT, from the exons ATGGGTATGAAGGTATTGAGATGGTTGTCTCCTCTGTTTCTTGTTTTGTCCATTgggtttgtttttgttttcatcTCAGCACCAGGAGCTCATGCCTGGAGCAAAGAGGGCCATATCATGACCTGCCGCATAGCACAG TCTCTTCTAGATCCAGCAGCATCAGAGGTTGTTCGTCATTTACTACCTGAAAATGTTGATGGAGACTTGTCATCCTTATGTACATGGCCGGATCAAATTCGTCACTGGTACAAATACCGGTGGTCTAGCCCCCTTCACTTCATTGACACTCCTGATCAAGCTTGCTCCTTTGATTATTCCA GGGATTGTCACGACCAACATGGATTGAAGGATATGTGTGTTGCTGGTGCTGTTCAGAATTTTACATCTCAGTTGGCTCATTACAAAGAAGGATCATCTGACCGTCGCC ATAATATGACTGAGGCCTTAATATTCTTGGCACACTTCATGGGAGATGTCCATCAG CCGATGCATGTTGGATTCACAAGTGATGAAGGTGGGAACACCATTGACTTACGTTGGTTCAGGCACAAGTCTAACCTTCACCAT GTCTGGGACAGAGAGATCATACTTACTGCTGAAAAGGAATTATATAATAATGATATGGACCTGTTCCAAGAAGACATACAGAATAACTTCACCCAT GGAGTCTGGTCAGATGACCTTTCATCTTGGACAAATTGTGATGATCTGTCAGCTTGTCCAACCAA GTGGGCTGCAGAGAGCATAGACTTGGCATGCAAATGGGGTTACAAGGGTATTACGGCTGGTGAAACTTTATCTG ATGAGTATTTCAATTCTAGATTTCCAATTGTTGCCAAAAGGATAGCACAGGGTGGAGTGAGGTTATCCATGATTTTGAACCGGGTGTTTGGACACCAGccaaaccaccaccaccatcgtcAAGAAGTCCTGGCAACAACTTGA